A window of the Emys orbicularis isolate rEmyOrb1 chromosome 1, rEmyOrb1.hap1, whole genome shotgun sequence genome harbors these coding sequences:
- the LOC135873844 gene encoding olfactory receptor 52K2-like — protein sequence MEASNWTTLHPSTFILLGIPGLEAVHVWISIPFCSVYILSLLGNSLLLAVIKTETSLHEPMYLFLCMLALADLVVSTTTLPKTLCIFWFRDNAIHTNACLAQIFLIHSVTCMESGFMLAMAFDRYVAICNPLRHSAILTNRAVAKIGLVIVMRGAIFLGPHPFLLKRLPYCRTHVISHTYCEFMALVKLACEDTTVMSAYSLAVSVFTGGLDFILIVLSYILILRAVFRLPTKEARHKSLSTCSAHVITMLVFYTPATFTYFSHRFGHMAPHIHILIANIYLLFPPMMNPIIYGVRTPGIRRRALHILGIKID from the coding sequence ATGGAAGCTTCCAACTGGACCACGCTccacccctccaccttcatcctccTCGGCATCCCGGGGCTGGAGGCAGTGCacgtctggatctccatccccttctgctctGTCTACATTCTGTCTCTCCTGGGGAAcagcctcctcctggctgttaTCAAGACTGAGACGAGCCTCCACGAGCCCATGTACCTTTTCCTTTGCATGCTGGCGCTCGCCGACCTGGTtgtatccaccacaaccctgccCAAAACCCTCTGCATATTCTGGTTCAGGGACAATGCCATTCACACCAACGCTTGCCTGGCCCAGATTTTTTTGATTCACTCAGTTACTTGCATGGAGTCCGGGTTTATGttggccatggcttttgatcgctatgtCGCTATCTGTAACCCGCTGCGACACTCGGCCATCCTCACCAATCGGGCTGTAGCCAAGATAGGGCTGGTCATTGTGATGAGGGGGGCCATTTTTCTGGGCCCACACCCATTTCTGCTGAAACGGCTCCCGTACTGCAGAACTCATGTCATATCTCACACCTATTGTGAGTTCATGGCGTTGGTGAAACTGGCCTGTGAGGACACGACGGTCATGAGTGCCTATAGTCTGGCCGTATCGGTTTTCACCGGGGGATTAGATTTTATCCTCATTGTCCTGTCCTACATCCTGATCCTCCGGGCCGTCTTCAGACTCCCCACCAAGGAGGCGCGGCACAAGTCCCTCAGCACCTGCAGTGCCCACGTCATCACCATGCTGGTTTTTTACACCCCAGCTACCTTCACCTACTTCTCCCACCGCTTCGGTCACATGGCTCCCCACATTCACATCCTCATCGCCAACATTTATCTGCTCTTCCCTCCCATGATGAACCCCATCATCTATGGAGTGAGAACCCCGGGGATCCGGCGGAGGGCGCTCCACATTTTGGGCATCAAAATAGACTGA